One Cucurbita pepo subsp. pepo cultivar mu-cu-16 unplaced genomic scaffold, ASM280686v2 Cp4.1_scaffold000435, whole genome shotgun sequence genomic region harbors:
- the LOC111785293 gene encoding nucleolin 1-like isoform X1 — MGSEDRVDDRTFKVDFSGEGMAKLRERIKLKMKEFMGDYTDDTLVEYVIVLLRNGRRKEEAQNELNVFLADESRSFVSWLWDHLASCLDLYVEPPTKSSANDNEVPRPKSPVEEPDIRNNSNNLESDSERGKSEQLSSRQHNREGIANDETRVAPRSEVSRVKHSSPEQVPSHRKRSRADDHQGTEREAAFQVSIAAPRRLLQFAMRDAVATTKPSNEDKETLPKRLRSVVSVSNSDTTNRPRRLQSVAKVPNPMATVIKAVTEAAEDVIRVKSSSVFDRLGRQSCDMDLTESSGQIAEYGVTVGDDKYGELNRTQDRPYSATYLGRSNYSGKYAPNEGMFEPETRLASDSISENEDVNIQGHRVLDDSWTAESGVRKGGNLRTVPFRDVENSEDERMTQYKQKDQPSLVTNSSRDIVNISVNVNTWKPPHYQDPGQIPELGGQKFLQEGELQGTGSAVQVTENGEPVNIVNQQKRPAANLQKEFQKPPVSANGQFAASRPVEDADARTIFVSNVHFAATKDTLSRHFNKFGEVVKVIIVTDATTGQPKGSAYVEFMRKESAENALSLDGTSFMSRILKVHVVFLTFFFCSMNHHP; from the exons GAATACGTGATTGTCTTGTTGAGGAACGGCAGGCGCAAAGAAGAAGCACAGAATGAACTTAATGTATTTTTGGCAGATGAGAGCCGTTCTTTTGTATCTTG GCTGTGGGATCATCTGGCTTCATGTTTGGATTTATACGTGGAGCCGCCTACTAAATCTTCTGCCAATGACAATGAGGTGCCCAGACCAAAGTCTCCGGTAGAAGAACCAGATATAAGAAATAATTCTAACAATCTGGAGTCTGATTCAGAAAGAGGGAAGTCGGAACAATTATCTAGCAGGCAGCATAATAGGGAAGGAATTGCTAATGATGAAACCCGTGTTGCTCCAAGATCTGAAGTTAGTCGTGTCAAGCATTCCTCTCCTGAACAAGTTCCCAGTCACAGGAAAAGGAGCCGAGCTGATGATCATCAAGGCACTGAG AGGGAGGCAGCCTTTCAGGTAAGCATTGCTGCCCCTCGGCGGCTGCTCCAGTTTGCAATGCGAGATGCTGTGGCCACCACGAAGCCCTCTAATGAAGATAAGGAGACCCTTCCAAAGCGTCTTCGTTCGGTTGTTTCTGTATCCAATAGTGACACAACTAATCGTCCCAGGCGGCTTCAATCTGTTGCGAAAGTGCCAAATCCTATGGCAACTGTTATTAAGGCTGTGACTGAGGCAGCTGAAGATGTGATAAGAGTTAAATCCTCCAGTGTTTTTGACCGACTTGGTCGTCAATCTTGTGATATGGATTTAACAGAGTCCAGTGGCCAAATTGCAGAATATGGAGTAACTGTAGGGGATGATAAATATGGGGAACTCAATCGTACACAGGATCGACCATACTCAGCCACCTATCTCGGGAGAAGCAATTATAGTGGGAAATATGCTCCCAATGAGGGCATGTTTGAACCTGAAACTCGATTAGCATCAGATTCTATATCTGAAAATGAAGATGTTAATATTCAGGGTCACAGAGTACTTGATGATTCTTGGACTGCAGAATCAGGAGTGAGAAAGGGAGGCAATTTGCGAACTGTGCCATTCAGGGATGTCGAGAACTCTGAAGATGAACGCATGACACAATACAAACAGAAGGATCAACCTTCCTTAGTTACAAATTCCTCACGTGACATTGTAAACATCTCTGTGAATGTTAATACTTGGAAACCACCTCACTATCAGGACCCTGGGCAGATTCCTGAACTTGGTGGTCAAAAGTTTTTGCAGGAGGGTGAGTTACAAGGTACCGGATCTGCTGTGCAAGTTACGGAGAATGGTGAGCCAGTTAATATTGTTAACCAACAGAAAAGGCCTGCAGCAAACCTTCAAAAAGAGTTCCAGAAGCCTCCTgtatctgctaatg GCCAATTTGCTGCCTCTCGTCCTGTAGAGGATGCTGATGCTCGAACCATTTTTGTTAGCAAT GTTCACTTTGCTGCTACAAAGGATACCCTGTCTAGGCATTTTAACAAGTTTGGAGAAGTTGTAAAAGTCATCATAGTAACCGATGCAACCACTGGGCAACCCAAAGG GTCCGCTTATGTAGAGTTCATGAGAAAAGAATCTGCAGAGAACGCGTTGTCTCTTGACGGGACCTCGTTTATGTCTAGGATTCTCAAGGTACATGTCGTatttctaacattttttttctgtaGTATGAATCATCACccatag
- the LOC111785293 gene encoding uncharacterized protein LOC111785293 isoform X2 — MGSEDRVDDRTFKVDFSGEGMAKLRERIKLKMKEFMGDYTDDTLVEYVIVLLRNGRRKEEAQNELNVFLADESRSFVSWLWDHLASCLDLYVEPPTKSSANDNEVPRPKSPVEEPDIRNNSNNLESDSERGKSEQLSSRQHNREGIANDETRVAPRSEVSRVKHSSPEQVPSHRKRSRADDHQGTEREAAFQVSIAAPRRLLQFAMRDAVATTKPSNEDKETLPKRLRSVVSVSNSDTTNRPRRLQSVAKVPNPMATVIKAVTEAAEDVIRVKSSSVFDRLGRQSCDMDLTESSGQIAEYGVTVGDDKYGELNRTQDRPYSATYLGRSNYSGKYAPNEGMFEPETRLASDSISENEDVNIQGHRVLDDSWTAESGVRKGGNLRTVPFRDVENSEDERMTQYKQKDQPSLVTNSSRDIFLQEGELQGTGSAVQVTENGEPVNIVNQQKRPAANLQKEFQKPPVSANGQFAASRPVEDADARTIFVSNVHFAATKDTLSRHFNKFGEVVKVIIVTDATTGQPKGSAYVEFMRKESAENALSLDGTSFMSRILKVHVVFLTFFFCSMNHHP; from the exons GAATACGTGATTGTCTTGTTGAGGAACGGCAGGCGCAAAGAAGAAGCACAGAATGAACTTAATGTATTTTTGGCAGATGAGAGCCGTTCTTTTGTATCTTG GCTGTGGGATCATCTGGCTTCATGTTTGGATTTATACGTGGAGCCGCCTACTAAATCTTCTGCCAATGACAATGAGGTGCCCAGACCAAAGTCTCCGGTAGAAGAACCAGATATAAGAAATAATTCTAACAATCTGGAGTCTGATTCAGAAAGAGGGAAGTCGGAACAATTATCTAGCAGGCAGCATAATAGGGAAGGAATTGCTAATGATGAAACCCGTGTTGCTCCAAGATCTGAAGTTAGTCGTGTCAAGCATTCCTCTCCTGAACAAGTTCCCAGTCACAGGAAAAGGAGCCGAGCTGATGATCATCAAGGCACTGAG AGGGAGGCAGCCTTTCAGGTAAGCATTGCTGCCCCTCGGCGGCTGCTCCAGTTTGCAATGCGAGATGCTGTGGCCACCACGAAGCCCTCTAATGAAGATAAGGAGACCCTTCCAAAGCGTCTTCGTTCGGTTGTTTCTGTATCCAATAGTGACACAACTAATCGTCCCAGGCGGCTTCAATCTGTTGCGAAAGTGCCAAATCCTATGGCAACTGTTATTAAGGCTGTGACTGAGGCAGCTGAAGATGTGATAAGAGTTAAATCCTCCAGTGTTTTTGACCGACTTGGTCGTCAATCTTGTGATATGGATTTAACAGAGTCCAGTGGCCAAATTGCAGAATATGGAGTAACTGTAGGGGATGATAAATATGGGGAACTCAATCGTACACAGGATCGACCATACTCAGCCACCTATCTCGGGAGAAGCAATTATAGTGGGAAATATGCTCCCAATGAGGGCATGTTTGAACCTGAAACTCGATTAGCATCAGATTCTATATCTGAAAATGAAGATGTTAATATTCAGGGTCACAGAGTACTTGATGATTCTTGGACTGCAGAATCAGGAGTGAGAAAGGGAGGCAATTTGCGAACTGTGCCATTCAGGGATGTCGAGAACTCTGAAGATGAACGCATGACACAATACAAACAGAAGGATCAACCTTCCTTAGTTACAAATTCCTCACGTGACATT TTTTTGCAGGAGGGTGAGTTACAAGGTACCGGATCTGCTGTGCAAGTTACGGAGAATGGTGAGCCAGTTAATATTGTTAACCAACAGAAAAGGCCTGCAGCAAACCTTCAAAAAGAGTTCCAGAAGCCTCCTgtatctgctaatg GCCAATTTGCTGCCTCTCGTCCTGTAGAGGATGCTGATGCTCGAACCATTTTTGTTAGCAAT GTTCACTTTGCTGCTACAAAGGATACCCTGTCTAGGCATTTTAACAAGTTTGGAGAAGTTGTAAAAGTCATCATAGTAACCGATGCAACCACTGGGCAACCCAAAGG GTCCGCTTATGTAGAGTTCATGAGAAAAGAATCTGCAGAGAACGCGTTGTCTCTTGACGGGACCTCGTTTATGTCTAGGATTCTCAAGGTACATGTCGTatttctaacattttttttctgtaGTATGAATCATCACccatag